The genome window TTTCCAATAAAATCAGGCTGACAGCTCCAAGAAATACAGTTTGCAAGATTCCTATTCCATGATAAGAATTCTGGAAAAAACTAATCGTCATCATGGCGAGTAAGACAGCAATCACAGGTCTCACTAAGTTTGTCAGCAAACTTACTTTAGGTGAATCTTTAAAATTCATTAACAGCCGTAATAAGGCAATCATTAATAATAAGGACGGTGCAACCGTTGCAAAAACCCCAATACTCGCACCAATTATTCCACCTTCTTGATATCCAATATAACCTGCCATTTTAGTCGCGATCGGGCCTGGCAGTGCATTTCCCATTGCCAGTATTTCACTAAATTCATTTTCGGTTACCCAGCCATACCGATCGACCACTTCTTTTTCCACTAAAGGGATCGATGCTGGTCCCCCTCCATAGCCAAGAATACCCGGAAGAAAAAATGCCAAAAAAATATGCCAAAAAATCATGACGCTTTCACCTCTTTCACTTCCTCTTTTTGCTTCTTGCTAAGTAGAGAGACGACAATGACAACTCCAATGACAATCGCGGGATGGATTTGGAGAAGGACTAAAAGAATAAGACTTGCGGCCATCAACCCAATAGTCATCTTCAGACGAAAATGACTATTTACTTTCTTTAGAAAGTCTACTGTCAATACCCCTAGCATTACACCAACCACAGGAACAACAGCCTTTGTCATTCCTAATACCCAAGGCTTATCTTTAAAGGAATTTAAAAAAGTTAATAAAACAATCATTAATAATATCGTCGGAACAACAGATGCAATAATAGCGTTTATCATCCCGAATACGCCCTTTACTTGCCAGCCAATATAACCAGCCATTTTCGTGGCAATTGGTCCTGGCAACGCATTTCCTAATGCCAAAACATCAGAAAACTCATCATCTGTCATCCATTTATATTTATCCACTACTTCGTTTTTTACAAGAGGAATTGAAGAAGGACCACCGCCATATCCTAAAATCCCTACCCGAAAAAAAGCAAGAAATAGATGCCAATGTGTCATAAACTCAACAACCTTTCTGCAGCTTTACCAGGAGGCAATCGTTCCATCTGTTCTTGATTCTGTTCCTCCAATTAATACACCTGTTTCTTCATCTCTCCAGATAATCTGTCCTCTGCCGAAATGTCCAAACTCTGTAGCCGTTTGAATCTCATGTCCCCGCCTTGCAAGTGCTTGAGCTAAATAGTTAGGAAAATGCGGCTCTACTAGTATCTTCTTCCCTTCCGTCCACTGCCAGCGCGGCGCATCTAAAGCCGCTTGTGGATTCAAATGAAAGTCGATTGTATTGGTGACAATTTGGAAATGACCTTGTGGCTGCATATAACCGCCCATCACCCCAAAAGGTCCGATTGGCTTATTATCTTTCGTAAGGAATCCAGGGATAATTGTATGATAGGTTCTTTTCCCCGGTTTTAATGCATTGGGATGAGCTGGATCGAGGGAAAAATCATGCCCCCTGTTTTGCATGCTAATCCCTGTTCCGGGAATGACAATTCCTGAGCCGAAGCCCATGTAATTACTTTGAATATAGGAAATCATATTTCCTTCTTCATCTGCTGCGGCTAAGTAAACCGTTCCTCCCTTTGGAGGTGATAGCGGTTCAGGTGTAATGGCTTGGTCGCCAATTTTTTTTCTTCTTAAAGCAGCATATTCTTCGCTTAATAATTCCTTTACTGTATGAGGCATTTCCTTTTCATCGGTAATAAATGCTTTTCCATCCGTAAATGCAAGCTTCATTGCTTCTATATGTTTATGGTATGTATCAACAGAATCCTTCTCTGTTAACTTGAAGCCTTTAGCAATATTAAGTGCCATTAATGCGACCAATCCTTGCCCGTTCGGCGGGATTTCCCAAACATCATAACCTTTATAAGAAACAGAAATTGGCTCCACCCATTCAGGATAATAACGCTCTAAATCTTCTTTTTGAAGATAGCCATTATGCTCTTTCATAAACTGTGCTATTTTATCAGCTAATTCCCCACGATAAAAGCTCTCTGCATTTGTTTCTGCAATAGAGCGCAATGTAGAAGCATGACCTGGTGATGACCAAATCTCCCCAATTTGTGGTGCTTTTCTATTAGGAGTAAACGTATCAAACCAAGGCGTATATTCATCTCCTTGAAAACTTTCTTTAAAGCGATTATAGGCCAGATTCCAATACTTTCCGAGAGTTGGGCTAACTGGATAGCCTTCTTCAGCAAGACGAATAGCTGGTGCCAATGCTTCTTTCAAAGGTAATTTCCCAAACTTTTCTGAAAGTGACGCCCAGGCAGATGGAACACCTGGTACTGTTACTGGAATAACGCCATAAGTTGGTATCTTTTCTAGCCCTTTTGCTTTTAACGAATCAATGGAAATAGAGCTTGGTGCAGGTCCGCTCGCATTTAATCCATGCAGCTTATCCTTGAACCATACAAGTGCAAAGGAATCTCCGCCGATTCCATTAGAAGTTGGTTCCACTACTGTTAATGCCGCGGCTGTTGCAATTGCTGCATCAATCGCATTTCCGCCCTTTTGTAAAATCTCTAAACCAGCTTGAGCAGCAAGAGGCTGCGACGTAGCAACCATTCCCCTTTTTGCAAAAACAGTATTTCGCTGAGAAGGATAAGGGTGATACAAGTAATCTAGTTTCATCTTAATTCAATTCCTTTCCGACATAATGACAGGCAACAAAGTGATTTACTTCTGCTTCTTGCCACTCTGGCTTTGCTTGTTTGCATAGATCTGTTGCTATCGGACAGCGTGTATGGAATGGACATATCTCTATAAGGGAGAGTACAAGCTGAAATAACCTTCTAATAATCATGGAGATCAATCATCTCACCTTCCCCTCTTTGTAAAAATATCCAATTTTAACTTTCAGAAGGAAATCAAATCACTTTATTTGATTAACAAACGAAAGAAAATAATTAATATTCATGATTATAAGACAGTTATAAACAAAATTCTAGTCATTTTTCTAAAAAATTTAATAATTATATATATTCTGCATTTACAGAAAACAAAAGAATCCTTTCGTACCTCTAATATTTACTTTCCCGAAATAATAATATATTTTCCACAAAGTATAGAGGGGAAATTACTAGAGAGCATGTGAGGTGAATTCTTTTAATAATCATTATTTTTTCAGTATTTTTATACTACTGTTATTTTCTTATAGTAATTTAGTTGCTTGAATCCCTTCAGATTAGTAGGGATGTAAAAAGATCAATATTATTTCAAGAAAGTACATACACTTATATTTTTTGTTGGAGATTTTTTTTAATTTGTGAATTTCTCGGAGAGAATCGATGAGGTTTCCAATATTTCACAATATAGCTATTTAAGAAGGTCGATTTGCTAGGAAGGTTTGGTAATGGCAAGACATGTAATTCATTTATATGAATTGGTGTGTAGGAAGGTTTGTAGGAAGGTTTGTAGTAATTATCTATTATCCTCCGCTTTTCGTCAGGAAGCGGAGGACAATAGACAAGTAGAAGAAAGCAATATTTCTTTTCTTCTTAAGGCGCAAAATCAATTTGACCAGTAAACAAGAGGATAAAAATGATGATCCAAAATATAAACAAAGAACAGGAAAATATGAAAGATATTATAGGGATTACCTTTTTCTCTGTTTTCTTCATCATTGCAATGATTGATAATAGGATCCCTGTACCCGTAAGAATAAATGTAATATAATCACCAACCGCATTTCCGTTATTAGCTATTCTTGTCGGTGTGACAAAAACAATAAAGACACAAATAATACCAATGGCAAGAGCAATATAACTAATTATACTGTACTTTTTTGGTGTGTTGATTTTATTTTCCAAATATAAACAACCTTTCTAATTTTTATAATATACATGTATTTTATCATGCTTTTTCTTAATTATGGAAATTAATTCGGATAGACTTTGGAAAAAAGAAGACAATAAAATACCAAACAAAAGATTAACATAATAAATTTGATCTTTGTTTGGTATTTGCTTCAAATTTTTAAACCATTTCTACTTTTAAACCTTCTTAGAAGAATATGGCTTTCCACTCTTGTGATGCCTTCTAAGGAATATAATTCGTTGTTTGTAAAGCTTTCTAGTGCTTCGAAGTCTTCGACGAGAACGTGCATATGTAAGGTGCTTGGCCCCGTCATTTGATAGCAGCTAGCCACCACAGGATTTTCCGCTAGTGTTTGAGCTACTTGAATGAGGGAAGCTGGCTCGCAGTCTACTTCAAAAAAAGCAGAAACTGTTTTGCCTACTTTTTCCGAATTGATTACAGCACTGAATTTTTCAATCACTCCATTTTCGATTAGTTGGCTGACTCGCTCTCTTATAGCCACGCGAGATAATTGCAGCTCTTTGCCAATTTCCACATAGGAAAGTCTGCCATTTGCTGTTAGTAATTCTAATATTTTTTTATCTATTGCATCTAATTTCATTTAATCACCACGCATCTTCTCTTTATAAAATATGTTTCATTATAGCTTGTAGATAGGAAATAAGAAAGTATTCTTTAGAATTTTCAAACTTTCTAAAGTAAATGACAAGCACGAATGGAATATTTAGTTGAATTGTCTATTGACTTGGGGGGATAACGAATTTTCTTGTGTTATATCAACATATAGAATAAAGCCTGCAATGTAATCACTGCAGGCTTTATCCATTATTATTGAGCTTCAATCAGGCCGTATTTCCCATCTTTCCGTTTATAAACGATATTGGTGTTGTTAGTTTCTGCGTCTGTATAAACGAAAAAGTTATGGCCTAGTAAATCCATTTGCAGGATTGCTTCTTCACTATCCATTGGTTTTAGATTGAAGCGTTTTTGGCGGACAATTTCTAGCTCCTGTTCTTCTTCCTCCACATTTGGTGTGCTTTCGTAAGAACCAAATAGTTCATTCAGATTTCCTTTTTCTCTATGCTTACGATTTACTTTTGTTTTATGTTTTCTTATTTGTCTTTCTAAT of Niallia circulans contains these proteins:
- a CDS encoding chromate transporter, with protein sequence MIFWHIFLAFFLPGILGYGGGPASIPLVEKEVVDRYGWVTENEFSEILAMGNALPGPIATKMAGYIGYQEGGIIGASIGVFATVAPSLLLMIALLRLLMNFKDSPKVSLLTNLVRPVIAVLLAMMTISFFQNSYHGIGILQTVFLGAVSLILLEKVKVHPAYVIAGSLVYGAIFLD
- a CDS encoding chromate transporter — translated: MTHWHLFLAFFRVGILGYGGGPSSIPLVKNEVVDKYKWMTDDEFSDVLALGNALPGPIATKMAGYIGWQVKGVFGMINAIIASVVPTILLMIVLLTFLNSFKDKPWVLGMTKAVVPVVGVMLGVLTVDFLKKVNSHFRLKMTIGLMAASLILLVLLQIHPAIVIGVVIVVSLLSKKQKEEVKEVKAS
- a CDS encoding gamma-glutamyltransferase family protein; amino-acid sequence: MKLDYLYHPYPSQRNTVFAKRGMVATSQPLAAQAGLEILQKGGNAIDAAIATAAALTVVEPTSNGIGGDSFALVWFKDKLHGLNASGPAPSSISIDSLKAKGLEKIPTYGVIPVTVPGVPSAWASLSEKFGKLPLKEALAPAIRLAEEGYPVSPTLGKYWNLAYNRFKESFQGDEYTPWFDTFTPNRKAPQIGEIWSSPGHASTLRSIAETNAESFYRGELADKIAQFMKEHNGYLQKEDLERYYPEWVEPISVSYKGYDVWEIPPNGQGLVALMALNIAKGFKLTEKDSVDTYHKHIEAMKLAFTDGKAFITDEKEMPHTVKELLSEEYAALRRKKIGDQAITPEPLSPPKGGTVYLAAADEEGNMISYIQSNYMGFGSGIVIPGTGISMQNRGHDFSLDPAHPNALKPGKRTYHTIIPGFLTKDNKPIGPFGVMGGYMQPQGHFQIVTNTIDFHLNPQAALDAPRWQWTEGKKILVEPHFPNYLAQALARRGHEIQTATEFGHFGRGQIIWRDEETGVLIGGTESRTDGTIASW
- a CDS encoding Lrp/AsnC family transcriptional regulator: MKLDAIDKKILELLTANGRLSYVEIGKELQLSRVAIRERVSQLIENGVIEKFSAVINSEKVGKTVSAFFEVDCEPASLIQVAQTLAENPVVASCYQMTGPSTLHMHVLVEDFEALESFTNNELYSLEGITRVESHILLRRFKSRNGLKI
- the hpf gene encoding ribosome hibernation-promoting factor, HPF/YfiA family; translation: MNFNIRGENIEVTPAIREYVEKKISKLERYFSESPDAQVNVNLKTYNDKTSKVEVTIPMSQLLLRAEEDHMDMYAAIDLISDKLERQIRKHKTKVNRKHREKGNLNELFGSYESTPNVEEEEQELEIVRQKRFNLKPMDSEEAILQMDLLGHNFFVYTDAETNNTNIVYKRKDGKYGLIEAQ